From a single Pseudomonas sp. A34-9 genomic region:
- a CDS encoding PA3611 family quorum-sensing-regulated virulence factor: MLRLIVPTAAILLASSFTAQAASLSEQNLNRELRNVAAQSSVGTPRAINEDILDQGYTVEGTQLINHLSVQKSHADKMRADPKAVYFQLGASVCNNPSFRKLMAKGAIMRYDFTEVKTNKAIGSASYQESDCPKAGPAKKK; the protein is encoded by the coding sequence ATGCTGCGCCTTATCGTTCCCACCGCTGCCATTCTGCTGGCGTCGTCCTTCACCGCTCAGGCTGCCTCCCTGAGTGAGCAGAATCTGAACCGAGAGCTGCGCAACGTCGCCGCCCAAAGCAGCGTCGGCACGCCACGCGCCATCAATGAAGACATTCTTGATCAGGGCTACACCGTTGAAGGCACGCAGTTGATCAACCACCTGAGCGTGCAAAAGAGCCACGCCGACAAGATGCGCGCTGACCCTAAAGCCGTGTATTTCCAGTTGGGCGCTTCAGTGTGCAACAACCCGTCGTTTCGCAAGCTGATGGCCAAGGGCGCGATCATGCGTTACGACTTCACGGAAGTGAAAACCAACAAAGCGATCGGCTCCGCCAGTTACCAGGAATCGGATTGCCCGAAAGCCGGCCCGGCGAAGAAGAAGTAA
- a CDS encoding tRNA-uridine aminocarboxypropyltransferase — protein MNHAPNAVARLRDQREDEGIKPIQARGFRSERCRDCRVIISHCLCAWRPSVDTRSGVCLIMTGKEVFKPSNTGWLIADVVRDNHAFIWSRTEPDPQMLELLNDPQWQPYLVFPGEYVERSRVTNTVAIDSSKRPLFILLDATWTEARKIFRKSPYFDRLPILSLLPDKLSRYRLRRSTRSEHLCTAEVAALCLELAGDSDAASALDAYFDVFSQHYLGAKQQLDMNESTPAHAELLPYIRKPQPELAQ, from the coding sequence ATGAATCATGCCCCCAACGCCGTCGCCCGTTTGCGTGATCAACGCGAAGATGAAGGCATCAAGCCGATTCAGGCCCGTGGCTTTCGCTCCGAACGTTGCCGCGACTGCCGGGTGATCATCAGCCATTGCCTGTGCGCCTGGCGGCCGAGTGTCGACACCCGTTCGGGCGTGTGCCTGATCATGACCGGCAAGGAAGTGTTCAAACCGAGCAATACCGGATGGCTGATCGCCGATGTGGTGCGCGATAACCATGCGTTCATCTGGTCACGCACCGAGCCCGATCCGCAGATGCTCGAACTGCTCAACGACCCGCAATGGCAGCCGTATCTGGTGTTTCCCGGCGAATACGTTGAACGGTCGCGTGTAACCAACACCGTTGCGATCGATAGCAGCAAGCGCCCGCTGTTCATTCTGCTCGACGCCACCTGGACCGAGGCGCGGAAAATCTTCCGCAAGAGTCCGTATTTCGATCGTTTGCCGATATTGAGCCTGTTGCCCGATAAACTCTCGCGCTACCGCTTGCGCCGCTCGACCCGCAGTGAGCACTTGTGCACCGCCGAAGTCGCGGCACTGTGCCTGGAACTGGCCGGTGACAGTGACGCCGCCTCTGCGCTGGACGCCTATTTCGATGTGTTCAGCCAGCATTACCTTGGCGCCAAGCAGCAGTTGGACATGAATGAATCGACGCCGGCCCACGCTGAGTTGTTGCCCTATATACGAAAGCCGCAGCCGGAGTTGGCCCAATAG